TGTCGCCCGTCGTTTCCGGAGTTCTTCGTGACAGCACCGGCAACTGGGGGACGCCGCTGATCCTCGATGGTGTTCTGCTGGTCGCAAGCTGCTTATTCGTTCTGGGGATTTCCACGAAAGCGGTTCAGCATGCTGCAGGCAAGTCAGGGACGGCAAGTATGTGACAGGATGTGCGGACGCCAGGCAGAAGATTGCAGCGGGTACGATCCCTCGGACTTCCCACCTCAAAGGTGGGATTTTTTGTTTTCTATGATCGATTTACAAAAATTTTAATCACAAAAAAACAAAAGTGTTTATTTTCGAAAAATTATATGATTTTTTAAAAGAAAAGATTTTTGCTGCGACCGGGGAGATGATCGTGTTGAATTTGGGAACGGTCTTTGAATGTGCTGTAGGCAGATATCCGAATGAAATCGCTCTTGTACAAGACAAAAAATACGTTTCGTTTTTGCAACTGAATGAAGAAGTAAACCGATTGGCTTCTGCCCTGCGTAAACTGGGCGTGAAAAAAAGGGACCGGGTCATGGTTCTGATGAAAAATCGGATGGAGACAGTTTGTTTATTCTGGGCCATTCAAAAATTGGGCGCGATATACACACCGATCAATTTGCGCTTTTCGCCAGAGGATACACAATACTGTATCAACGATGCGGAGCCGAGGGTTGTTTTTTACGAAAAATTCAGCGAACGTTCCGTGATCAAAGCGAGATTTAATGAAAGGCCGATTTTAATAAGTTTGGAGCAAGACGGGGGAGATCTTTCGTATCGGGAATTGGCGGTCAGGGGCGCAAGTGATTTTGATTGTGTACCGAGTGACGATGACGATATCGCTGTCATGCTTTACACTTCGGGAACTACCGGAGTGCCCAAAGGGGTGCCGAGATCACACAAAAACGAATATGGGTCCACGATGGCCCACATTTTGCAAAATCATTATGAAATGTTTGAAAGTACGTTGGGGGCTATGCCTTTGTACCACACGATGGGGGTACGATCGCTGCTCGCAACCTGCATATTAAACGGGAAATACGTGTTGCTTCCCGATTTTGACACGCGCACGGCGCTCACACTTTTGTCCAGAGAAAAAATCAGCTGTCTGTATATGATTCCTACAATGTACCACGAACTGCTGAACGATCCGTCAATTTCTGATTTTGACCTGTCAGCGTTACGAAAAATCGGGTATGCGGGCGCTCCGATGTCCGTACCATTGACAAAAAAATGTTTTCAAATGTTGAAACCGCAGCACTTTGTGAACCATTACGGCAGTACGGAAATCTATACTTTCACCACCTGCTCTGTATTGGACAAGAAGCCAGGATGTGCCGGAAGACCGGGAATTCATCAGCAAATCCGGCTTGTCGTTCCGGATACAAACGCTGCTTCTACACCTGACGACATCGTTTTACCCGGGGAAGTGGGTGAAATCATTGTTCACGCCGGATCGATTGAAGCATTTAAAGGATATTGGAACAGGCCGGACGCGACCCGAAAAGCGATTCGGAACAATTGGTATTTTACGGGGGATCTTGGGATTTTGGATGAAGACGGGGATCTGTTTATTGTCGGTCGAGTTGATGAAATCGTGATTTCCGGCGGCGAAAACATATCTCCTGTTGAGATTGAGGAAGTGCTGCTGCATCATCCGAAAGTCTTGGAGGCGGCGGTTTTGGGGGAAGAAGATGATCGCTGGGGCCAGATTGTGGTCGCATTTATCGTTACGAAAGATCCAACGATGACGGTGCAGGAACTGGATCAATTCTGCAAGGAGCATCCGAAACTGTCAAACTTTAAGCGACCAAGAAAATATGTATTCGTGCATGAAATTCCAAAGAGTCCTGCCGGGAAAATTCTGCGGCGTCAATTGCGGAGTGAAAACATTGAACAAGTGGGGCAGTGAATTGCCTGCGCGCATTAAGGGGGGAGTGTTGTGTCCGGGCTGCTGATTATCGATGATGAAGTGGAAACTCGCCAGGAAATCCGATTGATGATTGAGGAAAGTTCATATAACTACTTTTCGGTTTGTGAAGCCGGTTCCGCCGAGAGGGGCCTGATGCTGTTGAAACAAAATCAGCCGGGGATTGTCATACTGGACTTGTCCCTGCCAGATATGGACGGGATCCAATTGGGGAAAAAGGCTCTTGAATTGAACCCGCAGGTCTCGATCATAGTGCTGACCCACCTGAAAATGTTCGATTTGGTGCAAGCTTGCATGAATGCCGGTTTTTCCAGATATTATTTGAAACCGCTTTCAAAAGTGGATCTGCTTTCCGCGTTAGACAAGTTATTAATCCCGGATCTCGTCAAAGAAACCAGCTATCTGAGGAAAGTTTCCTCTTCCAATGATTTCGAGGTCGACCTCGGCAATCCAATTGAAAGCGCAACCGGTTATATTCACAGTCATTTTCACGAACCGATCACATTGAACGAAGTTGCCGACCGTGTATATCTGAGCGCCTCTCATTTCAGCCGACTGTTCAAGGCGGAAATGGGGGTTACGTTTATTGAATACCTCACCAGATACAGGCTGGAACAATCGAAGAAACTGCTGAAAATGACATCACTGCCGATAGAGGTAATCGCCAATAATACCGGTTTTGCAAACGCAAGTTATTTTGCCACGACCTTTAAACGATTGGAGGGAAAAACGCCAAAAGAATACAGGAGCTTATTTTCAAATTTATTGCATACGTCTGCTTCCGGGGAAAAATAAGCCTCTTCAGATCAGCAAAAATGTTGAACCCGTCTTGAAATAAATATTGAACTGCATAATTCAAAAAGTATCTATTATTTAAATAAGTCGTTCGGGTTCAGTGAGGTGACAGGACAGATGCTGAATATTCTGGAGGAGCTGCAACGGTGTTTGCAAACAAAAGATCGTGCGGTGGTGGCAACGATCTTGCAAGTGGAAGGATCCGCATACAGACGTGAAGGGGCCCGGTGCCTGATTTTAGAAAACGGAAGCATCGTAGGAACGCTGAGCGGAGGTTGTGTGGAAGGGGATCTTCTCGAGCATGCACGGGAAGTGATAAAGACCGGCATTCCACAGCAAATCAGGTATGATTTCCGGATGGATGGCGATCTGTTTTGGGGATTAGGGGTAGGTTGCAACGGCGCCATCACCATATGGCTTCAGGCGTTTGATCCGATACGATCTCCCGAAGAAGCAGAAAATATGATTTCGTCTTTTCGAAAGGGAACATCCTGCAACAGCACTTATCTGACAGGACTTGTGGTGGAATCCGATGATCCGTTGCAGGTTCCGGTCGGAACTGAACTTCTTCTGGGGCCGCCGGTTGATAGGATTCACGCATCCGACGGGTTAACATGTGGACTGCAAGACATGATAGTTGAAGGTGTGGCAGTGAAGTTGTTTATCGAGATGGTAAAGCCCCGCCCGCGACTGGTGATTTTCGGAGCGGGACCGGACGCCGTACCGCTCGTCCGGGGAGCTAAAGCGCTTGAATGGCATGTAAGCTTAGTAGATCATCGACAGAATCATCTAAACCAACCGTATTTTTCGGATGTGGACGAACGTGTAACAGTATTTAAGAGTGAATATTTACAATTTTCGGTCTACTATGGATCGTACGTGGTCGTGATGACACACAATTATGAGTTAGACCGGATGCTGGTCGGACAATTGATTTCCTGTCCCATTCCGTATCTGGGAGTACTCGGTTCCCATCAACGAATGGAGCGGATGCTTCAGGAAATTCAAATGGGTGGTGTCAATTTAAATGAGCAGTTGTTGGAAAAGCTGCATTCCCCTGTGGGTTTGGATATAGGGGCTGAGTCGCCGGAGGAAATCGCTTTAAGTATCCTCTCGGAACTGCTTTGCCGGAAGAATGGCCGGAACGGCCAATTTTTAAAGTTGCGAAAGCACCCCTTGCATGCGAGACCGGCAGGCGAGTGGAAGCCGGTACTCGCATGACTCGAAAACTGGATACATTTGAAGATTATCAAAGAGTTGTTATGCACCCACCCCCAAAGGGGTCAAGTACCCAAAGGGCACAAGTCGTGCCAAGGCATCAAAGATGCCAGGTCGCGCTACGCACTCATAGAGCACAAGTCTCGCCATTGCGGCATAGCCGCAAGGTCTCGCTATGAAAGGAGGAGTTCGCAGTTGAAACAAAACAGTATTGGCCAACCGATGCCACGTGTCGAGGATTCGCGTCTGACTTCGGGACAGGGCAGTTATATCGAAGATTTGAGTCCGGTTCCCAACATCCACTACGCTGCCATTTTGCGCAGTCCTTATGCGCATGCGAGAATCACATCGATTCGAACTGACAAAGCGGAACAAATGCCGGGAGTCAAAGGGGTAGTGACTGGGCTGGACATTATCGAAATGACCCAGCCGTTTCCGGTAGGGGTGACCGCCCCGGTCAAGTACTATGCGCTTGCCGTGGACAAAGTTCGTTTTGTCGGTGAACCGGTTGCGGTAGTAGTAGCCAAAAACCGGTATCTGGCTGAGGATGCGCTCGAGGCCATCGAAGTGGAATATGAACCTCTTCCAGTCGTGGTGGACATTGAAAAGACGATGGAAGCGGACGCTCCGGTCCTGCATGAGGAAGTCGGCAGCAATATTGCCAATCACCGTGTATTCAACTACGGCGACGTGGACAACGCATTTGCCGAAGCCGATCTGGTGCTGAAACATAAGTTTCATTTTCCAAAATACAGCGCCACTCCGGTCGAGACATACGGAGTGATTGCCCACTACCAGGCGAGTGGCAACAATCTGACGATCTGGTCCAACTTTCACGGTCCGTTTACATTGCAATCGGTGATGGCAGCCGCATTGCAAATCCCGAGCAATCATCTGCGAATCATCATACCGAAGGATATCGGCGGCAGTTACGGGATAAAAGCAGGTGTTCTCCCGTACATGGTGCTGATGGGAGTGGTATCGAGGAAAACCGGTTTGCCGGTGAAATGGATCGAAGACCGCCAGGAACATCTGATGGCCAGCTCCAGTGGAACGGATCGTGTTACCTGGATCGAAGCCGCCATCAAAAATGACGGTACGGTAACGGGATTAAAAATGAAAATGGTGGATAACGTGGGTGCCTATATCCGTGCACCCGAGCCAGCCTGTTTGTACCGAACCCATTCGAACAGCACGGGGGCGTATCGGATTCAGAACCTGTTTATGGAAACGATTGCGGTAATGACCAACAAGTGTCCAACGGGTTTGATTCGCGGGTATGGAGGCCAGCAGATGTATTTTCCGCTGGAACGGATCATGCATATGGTTGCGGAAAAACTGGCTATGGACCCTGCGGAAGTCATCAGGCGAAACCTGATTCGGACCGAAGAATTCCCTTATCGAACGGCGTCAGGAGGCATTTATGACAGCGGGGATTACCGGACGGCGTTTGAAAAAGCGCTGGAACTGGTGCATTATGACGAATTTCGCAAGCGCCAACAGTCAGCGAGACAGCAGGGGAAATACATGGGAATCGGGTTGACCTGTATCGTAGAACCTTCCGGGTCGAATATGGGGTATATTACATTGGCGTTGACACCGGAGCAGAGGGCGAAGTCGCTTCCGAAATCAGGATGTGCGGAAGGAGCTACGGTTTCGATCGATCCGGCAGGAAGCATCAGTGTACGGATCAGTACCGTTCCAACCGGACAGGGGCATGAAACGGTCGCTGCCCAGGTGGTAGGGGAAGTGCTTGGAGTAGATCCGAAATCGGTGAAAGTGATTGCTGAGATGGATACACTAACCAGTCCTTGGTCGGTGGCCTCAGGAAGCTATTCGAGCCGTTTTGCGCCGATCGGTTCAAGCGCCGTATATCAGGCGGCTGTCAAGGTGCGTGAGAAACTGAGGACAATTGCAGCCGACCAGCTGCAAGTACCGGTTGACGAGCTTCACTTCGAGAACGGAAAAGTTGTGGTCCGGGACCAACCTGACAAGCAAATTTCTTTGCGCAGAATCATCGGATCGGTACATTGGAACCCGCAAGGGCTGCCGGAGGGAATCGAACCGGGAATTCATGAAACCGCTTTCTATACCATTCCAACCGCTCTGCCACCAGATGAGAACGATCAGGTGAACGGTTCGGCCGCATATGGATTTGTTGCGGACGCGGTGACTGTCGAAGTGGATGCAGATACGGGCGAAGTCAAAGTTCTCGATTACATCACGGTTCATGATGCGGGGAAGCTGTTGAACCCGCTGATTGCAAATGGCCAAATCATGGGCGGATTGGCGCACGGCCTTGGCGGCGCGCTGTATGAGGAACTGGCTTATGACAAAAACGGTCAGTTTTTAACGGGGAGTTTTATGGATTATTTGTGCCCGACAGCAACCGAAATGCCGCCAGTGACAATCAAGCATTTTGAGACTCCGTCTCCGCTGACGCCTCTTGGGGCGAAAGGGCTAGGAGAAGGGAATACGATGAGCGCTCCCGTGGTGATCGCGAATGCGGTTGCGGATGCTCTTTCCCCTTTGGGTATTACAATTAACAGCTTGCCGTTGTCGCCGAACCGGATTTGGTCCCTGATACAGGAAGCCCAAAACAAACAGCAGTTGAAGGAGGAATTGATATGACCGGCAGCGGCGTTATTGAATTGAACGCACCGATCGAACAGGTTTGGCAGAAATTGATGGATCCGGACGTACTCACCGAATGTATTTTGGGCTGCAAGCAGCTGGAATTGATTGAGGAAGGCAAATACCGCGCCGATCTTTCCATTGGGATTGCCGCAGTCAAGGGAAAATATGATGCAACGGTTTCGCTTGTGGATATACAGGCTCCGAAAAGCTACAAACTGGTAGTTCACGGGGAAGGCGCACCAGGTTTTGTTGACGCGGAAGGCCTGATCGAGCTAACTCCGATTGAGGTAGAAAAAACCGCTCTCTCATATAACTATACGGCTGAAGTTGGCGGGAAAGTGGCGGCTATCGGGCAAAGGATGCTTGGCGGTGTAGCCAAATTATTAATCAATGATTTTTTCAAGAAAATCAAAAAGGAAATAGAAACCGCTCAACGATCTGCCTAGTACCGAAAAAATTTGGTCGGAAGATGAATGAGGTGAAGAAATGAAACCGGCATTGTTTGATTACTTCCGTCCCTCCACGCTGGAGGAAGCGCTGCAACTGCTGTCTGCGCACGGTCAGGGAGGGAAACTGATCGCCGGGGGGCAGAGTTTGGTCCCGATTTTGAACATGCGGCTGTCCGCTCCTGAGTGTCTGATCGACATCAATGGACTGCAGGAGTTGGACTATGTTCGATATGAGGACGGATGGCTCAGGATCGGCGCTTTAACCCGCCAGAGGGAAGTGGAAAGATCCCGCTTGATCAGGGAAAAAATTCCCTTGCTTTCGGAAGCGGTTCCGTTTATCGGACACATGCAGACCCGCAACCGGGGCACCATTGGCGGCAGCATCGTGCATGCCGACCCGACAGCGGAACTCCCTCTGTCCTTGCTGGCGTTAAACGGGAGTGCCGTGATTCAAAGCGCTGATGAAACAAGGGAGGTGGATTTAAGAGAATTTTTTATTACCTATTTGACAACCGATATTATGCCAGGTGAACTTCTGACCGAAGTAAAGGTCCCTGTAGATTCGGTGCCAAAGGGATATTCGTTTCACGAATTCAGCAGAAGACATGGAGATTTTGCGTTGGTAGCGGCAGCTTGCGTTCTTGACAGCGACCCGCAAGGGCGTATTCTCACGGCCCGGATTACATTGGGTGGTGTTGACTCGATTCCTGTTCTGGCAGAGGATGCAGCCGGAATTTTAATCGGCGAAAAGCTTACGGACACCCTATTGGAAGAGGTCGGGCGGATGGCTGCCATGAATGTCGATCCGGAGGGCGATCTTCACGCGACCAGGGAGTACAGACTACATCTGGCCGGGGTATTTGCCAAAAGAGCCGTTAAAACCGCCTATATCAGGGCAACCGGAAAGGAGGGAGCATTGTGATCCAAGTGTCCAGAGATCAAACGGTTGAAATCCGGCTGAAAATCAACGGCAAAGTGTATCAGGAACGAGTGGAACCGCGAAAACTTCTCAGTGACTTTTTGCGGGAAGACTGCGGGTTGTCCGGAACACATGTCGGATGTGAGCATGGCGTATGCGGGGCATGTACAGTACTGGTTAACGGCTCTGCTGTAAGGAGCTGCCTGATGTTTGCCGTACAGGCGGCGGACACCGAGATCATGACAGTGGAAGGGCTTGCAGCAGACAATCGCCCCCATCCCCTGCAACAGGCTTTCACCGAGTGTCATGCCCTGCAATGCGGCTTCTGTACCCCTGGCATCCTGATGTCGTCAGTAGAATTTCTGAACTCTCACTCCGATCCGACCACAGATCAGATCAAGGAGATGTTGTCAGGTCATTTGTGCAGATGCACTGGCTACAAAGGAATTATCGAAGCGATTGAAAAAGTGGCGAGCAGGCAGAAGGAAGGTGAGAAAATCGATGGATCTGGGGACACTGTTTGAATTTGCTTGCGAACGGCACCCTCATTATGAAGCGCTGGTTGAAGAAAATACCCGGTTAAGCTATCAGGAATTGAACCGGGAGATTGACAGGCTTGCCTCAGGTTTACAGGCTCTTGGGATCAAACAAGGAGACCGGGTTGTCCTCGTACTGAAAAACAGATTGGAAATGGTAACGCTTTACTGGGCCGTACAAAAAATTGGCGCCGTCTTCACCCCGATCAATTTCCGGTTGTCGCCCGAAGAAATCAAATATTGCGTACAGGATGCGGGCGCCGCAGCGGTTGTGTATGAACCGGTAAGTGAACATGCGGTACGGGAAGCGATCCATGAACTGAAAACATTGAAAATCGGTGTGCAAGGCGCCCAAGGAGTCGATGTCACCTACGGGGAACTGCAGAAAAAAGGAACCGGCAAACCTGATAGACCCCAAATACATGATGGCGACGTTTGTCTGATGTTATATACATCAGGCACGACCGGCCGGCCTAAGGGGGTTCCGCGCACGCATCTGAACGAGTACAGCGCGGCAGTTGCCCATATCGTCCAAAATCAGTATGAGGTTCAGGAAAGCACCATAGGCGTCATGCCTTTGTATCACACCATGGGCATGCGTTCCCTCCTATCGATGGCTTTCCTGAACGGGAAATTGGTCATGACACCCGATTACAGCGCCGAAACCGTACTTCAGGCACTGGATCAAGAAAAGATCACCTGTGTATATCTGGTGCCTACCATATTCCATGATCTAGTATACCATCCCAATTTTGCAAAATATAATCTTTCTCCACTAAAAAAATTGGGATACGCCGGCGCCGCAATGACCAAGGCATTGACGGAAGAGATCATCAAAAAATTGCGCCCGGAGATCTTTGTCAACCATTACGGCTCATCCGAGGTGTATACGTTTTCGATCTGCAATTATCTGGATAAAAAACCGGGATGCGCGGGAAAAGCAGGATTTCATCAGCGTATTCGGATCGTGGTGCCTGACCCGGACGGTCATTCAACCCCTGACGATTTGGTCCCGGCTGGGATTCCCGGTGAAATCATTGTTGACCTCCGATCGAGCGAAGCGTTCCAGGGGTACTGGAACCGGCCCGATGCAACGAAAAAGGCAATCCGCGACGGATGGTATTTTACGGGTGATATGGGGATGATCGACCAGGAAGGGGATTTATATGTGCTGGGGAGGGTCGATGACATGATTATTTCGGGCGGCGAAAACATTCACCCGCTTGAAGTGGAGGATGTGGTCGCCAAACACCCGAAAGTGGCCGAAGTGGCTGTGGTCGGGCTGCCCGATACGCGCTGGGGTGAAATTGTTACCGCCTTTATCGTACCGAAAGATCCGTCGTTGACGGTGGAAGAGTTGGATGAGTATTGCAGGGACAGCCATCAACTATCAAATTTTAAACGCCCCAGGAAGTATGTATTGGTGTCCGCCATACCGAAGAGCCCGGTTGGGAAAATCCTTCGCCGCAAGCTCCGCAGCGGGGAATATGAAGAACTGATTATGAAAAGGGAGAGTGCATCGTAATGGAACAACAAAATCAAGGACAAACGGCTGTTAATGAATGGGATCACATTCGGGTCGAAAAGAATCCGGAACGAAAAACGGCAACCATCATTCTGGACCGCCCGGAAAAAATGAATAATTTGAGCTATATCGCGCGGTTCCATCTGAACCAAATATTTGAACAGTTAAATAAGGATGACGAAGTACGGGTCATTATCATGAAAGGCGAGGGGACCCAGGCGTTCACCTCCGGCGGAAACATCGCACAGTTCATGGAACGGCACCCGGAGGAACTTTCCGTATTGCATAAAAATGTGGCTGCGCCTGAACGTTCGCCAAAACCGGTCATCGCTCAACTGCAAGGCTACACGTTCGGTGTAGGACTTGAGATCGCCATGGCGTGCGATTTCCGGGTTGCTTCGGAAACCACCCTGCTGGCTCTGCCGGAAATTAAACTGGGCATGATTCCCGGAAGCGGCGGTACGCAGCGGATCGCTCGAATTGCAGGACTTGGCCGGGCGAAAGACATGATTATGCGAGGCCGTCGCATTCCAGCGGAGGAGGCCTACCAATGGGGATTGCTAACGACAGTAGTGCCGCAAGCAGAGTTGGAATCTGCTGTGCAAAACCTGGTGGATGAACTGCTGCAGTACTCGCCTCTTGCCTTGCGGGTATTGAAGCAGGTCTTAAACGCATCCCAGGAAGGTCCCCTAAGCGCCGGGCTTGAGATTGAGGGATATGCTTATGGAATGCTCAGGAGTACGGATGATTTTAGAGAAGGGGTGGAAGCGTTCTACGACAAGCGCAAGCCGAATTTTAAGGGCAAATAACCCACTAAATAAGGGAAATGACCCACTACAATATGGTTGGGGGATTGGACATCATCCATCCCCATCCATTACCGGTAAAATTTTCTGAATTGATAGTATTTTGCAGTTGCCTGCTTGATCTATCCTATTGGAGGGATTCTATATGTCTATCATGACTAGCACGAATACAACCGGCACATCGCATTTTGGAGTCAATCGGCGCCAAATGGTAACTGCTTCGGTCGCGTCGCTTTTGGGATGGTCGTTGGATCTTTTTGATCTGTTTATCCTCCTGTATGTGGCGCCTGAGATAGGAAAGCTTTTCTTCCCGACCAGTATTCCGACGCTTTCATTGGCAGCGGTCTATGCATCGTTTGCCGTTACCCTGTTAATGCGTCCGGTCGGTTCCGGTCTGTTTGGATCTTACGCGGACAGAAAAGGAAGAAAAAAAGCAATGATTATCGCGGTAACCGGTGTCGGCATCTCGACCGCACTGTTAGGAACGCTTCCGACAGTCGGTCAGATCGGTGTAAGCGCAGCGATCATGTTCCTGATTTTACGATTGGTACAAGGGGTGTTCGTTGGCGGTGTGGTGGCTTCCACCCACACGATTGGAACCGAAACCGTCCCCCCGAAGTGGCGCGGATTGATGTCAGGCCTTATCGGCGGCGGTGGAGCCGGCCTGGGTGCCTTGATGGCTTCCATTGTTTACTATATCGTGTCGGCTGCATTCCCAGGACCGGAATTCAGTGGTTGGGGCTGGCGATTTATGTTTTTCGCAGGGATTCTCAGCTCCATTCTCGGACTTTTTGTATTCAAATCACTTGAGGAATCTCCTGCCTGGATGCAACTGCAACAAGCCAAAAAAACAGATGCGCCAGTTAAGAAGGCACCCGTACGGGAGGTGTTTTCCGGCCAGTATCTCCCTGTGGTGCTTGTCAATCTTATGATTGTGATTGGCGGGGGAACGGCTTACTATCTGACTTCCGGATACCTTCCCACTTTCCTGAAGGTGATCAACAAGACGCCTGCCGGGACCGCCTCGATCATTTTGATGGCGGCAAGTGTGGTTGCGATTGTCTCGGCAGTCCTGATTGGAAACCTGAGTGACTATATCGGCCGCAAGAAAACATTTATGATCATGGGCGTTGTAGACCTTATCGGACTCCCTTTACTGTATTCCGGGTTGGCAAATGCGACGACAGTGTCCGCCATTACATTCTATGCGCTGGCGCTTGCGTTTTTAGGCAACGCTGCGTATGCGCCGATACTGATTTTCCTAAACGAGCGTTTTCCTACGGTCATCCGTTCGACCGGCACCGGGCTGTCCTGGAATATGGGTTTTGCAGTCGGAGGCATGATGCCGACCTTCGTTTCCCTGGCGAGCGGAACCACACAAAATATTCCTTCAACGCTTGGCTATTTTTCAGTCGGGGTATTTGTTTTGTACCTGATAGGCAGTTTTGTCATTCCGGAAACAAAAGGCGACTTTAAATAAAAACGGATGAATAGCGAGGGTAAATATATGCGTCTCGTGGTTGGGATATCGGGGGCAAGCGGAGCGATTTACGGTGTAAGAACGTTGGAGGCTCTGCACAGTCTCGGGGTGGAAGTCCATCTGGTGCTCAGCGAAACAGCAAAGAAAACAATTGAGTTCGAAACCGACTACCGGGTGGAAAACGTCTGCGCCATGGCATCGCAGGTGTATGACAACCGTGATCTCGGGGCTGCCATATCAAGCGGTTCTTTTCGGGTAAGCGGAATGATTGTCGCACCGTGCTCCGTCAAGACACTGGCTGGTATAGCGAACAGCTTTAACAGCGAGCTATTGACAAGAGCGGCGGATGTCCAGTTAAAGGAACGGCGAAAGCTGGTGCTGCTGGTACGCGAGACTCCTTTGCATCTCGGACATATCCAACACATGTTAAATGTGACGCATATGGGCGGGATCATACTGCCGCCAGTCCCCTCTTTTTATCATCTGCCAAAAACCATTGACGACATCGTCAATCAAAGCGTGCAAAAGGCATTGGATCAATTTGATCTGGATGCGAACCTGTTTGAGCGGTGGAAAGGTATGAACAACCAGGATATGGGGGGAGAAACATGTCATCTCTAACCGAACAGAAACCGGCGCTTTATTACAACTATGTAGGAGGCGAATGGACCGAATCTTCGTCCCGGGAGCGCCTGGAATCACGAAATCCGGCCACGGGGGAAATCATAGGATTTTCGCAAAAATCAACCGTTTCGGATATCGAACAGGCCATCGATTCGGTCTACGACACCTTTCAAAAGAGCGATTGGGGATATAACCCGAAACGACGGTATGAAGCTTTGTTGGCTCTGGCCCAAAAAATCGATCAAAACCTAGAACATTTGGCCCGGGTCCTCACTTTGGAACAAGGCAAGACGATTCGCGAATCACGTGTGGAATTGGCGGGTTGCGTCGATACCTTAAAATATTTTGCCGGTGCGGCGCGAACGGTGTTTGGCAGATCGGTTCAACTGGAACCGGCCAATTTTGGAGTCATTGTGAAAGAGCCGATCGGTGTAGTCGGGCTTATCACGCCGTGGAATTGGCCTGCGCTGCTTATGATCCGGGAGCTGGCACCTGCTTTGGCAGCAGGAAATGGTGTGATTGTAAAACCGGCGAGTCTGACACCGGGCGTCTCTGTGGAAATTTTTAAACTGATTGATGAGATACCGGATTTTCCGAAAGGGATTGCAAGTATTGTGACAGGGCCCGGAAAATCGATTGGAGCCGCGATGGGAAGCAGCAAAAAAATAGACATGATCAGTTTTACGGGGGATACATCGACCGGCAGAACGATCATGGAGCTTGCGGCGAGCAACATCAAGAAACTGGCTTTGGAACTGGGCGGCAAAT
The sequence above is a segment of the Effusibacillus dendaii genome. Coding sequences within it:
- a CDS encoding aldehyde dehydrogenase family protein; amino-acid sequence: MSSLTEQKPALYYNYVGGEWTESSSRERLESRNPATGEIIGFSQKSTVSDIEQAIDSVYDTFQKSDWGYNPKRRYEALLALAQKIDQNLEHLARVLTLEQGKTIRESRVELAGCVDTLKYFAGAARTVFGRSVQLEPANFGVIVKEPIGVVGLITPWNWPALLMIRELAPALAAGNGVIVKPASLTPGVSVEIFKLIDEIPDFPKGIASIVTGPGKSIGAAMGSSKKIDMISFTGDTSTGRTIMELAASNIKKLALELGGKSPNVVFADANLEKAIPVIGRGIFISAGQICMAGSRLLVHESVKDEVITRLKQYAENLQVGNGLLESTDMGPVVSQNQLELVEEYCEIGRREGTIITGGYRLTGGEYDKGYFFAPTIIDNLPVNCRVVREEIFGPVLAVQSFSSDEEALALANDTDFGLSAGVWTTNLNRAMRMSKGIKAGTVWVNTYNKNFPEAEFGGYKQSGLGRTRGIDGLMEYCETKHIHFEME